In Toxotes jaculatrix isolate fToxJac2 chromosome 12, fToxJac2.pri, whole genome shotgun sequence, the following are encoded in one genomic region:
- the slc22a5 gene encoding solute carrier family 22 member 4, giving the protein MGDYDEDTAFLGQTGPYFWITFFLLNTVFVSTGFNGLYIVFVGATPKHHCVVPDVNLTKEWRNAIIPFTIVDGEEVQSQCSRYRLDVVRNLSAEGYIPGRDVNLTNLEQEGCLDGWNYSKEIYQSNIVTEWDLVCDNQWKVPFASSTLFVGYLVGSLISGQLSDRFGRKKVVFISLGAQCVSVLLQSFSHSWRMFCIMFLFVGASQISIYISAFVLGTELLSKTMRVLFTTLGAFLFYCIGYMTLPWIAYGIREWRTLLAVLSMTAVVYIPLWWFIPESPRWLITQGRVEEAEAIVRDAARKNKVEAPPVIFKEFEAMPPSKTYTMLDVLKSKNIRCITVMCLLLWMAINVGYFGLSLNTSNLSGNPFMNCFLSATTEVPAYVVSTWLLKKCPRRALLSLFLIIGGGVLLLIQFIPDTLQYVALALEMTGKFGFTMAFSIVYIYTAEIYPTVLRNVGMGMCSSAARIGSITAPYVIYLGTYNKALPYILMGSLTLASSVVNFFLPETLNKDLPETVEEMQECQGLCSGPKKKKYVENGGRGNPPILREAKPDVQTLTL; this is encoded by the exons atGGGAGACTATGATGAAGACACTGCATTCCTCGGACAGACTGGTCCTTACTTCTGGATCACATTCTTCCTCCTAAACACAGTTTTCGTCTCAACTGGATTCAACGGCCTTTACATCGTCTTTGTTGGAGCCACTCCGAAACACCACTGTGTCGTTCCAGATGTCAATTTAACCAAGGAGTGGAGAAATGCCATCATTCCCTTTACGATAGTGGATGGTGAAGAGGTGCAGAGCCAGTGCAGCAGATATAGGCTGGATGTGGTTAGAAACCTCTCTGCTGAAGGATATATTCCTGGAAGGGATGTCAACCTCACTAACCTGGAGCAGGAGGGATGTTTAGATGGATGGAACTACAGCAAAGAGATCTACCAATCCAACATAGTCACTGAG TGGGACCTTGTTTGTGACAACCAGTGGAAAGTTCCCTTTGCATCCTCGACTCTGTTTGTGGGATACCTTGTTGGATCCTTAATCTCAGGACAGCTCTCTGACAG GTTTGGGAGGAAGAAGgttgttttcatctctctcGGGGCTCAGTGTGTCTCGGTCTTGCTTCAGTCCTTCTCTCATTCATGGAGGATGTTCTGTATCATGTTCCTCTTTGTTGGAGCCTCCCAGATATCCATCTATATTTCTGCATTTGTTCTAG GAACGGAGCTGTTGAGTAAGACTATGCGAGTGCTCTTCACAACTCTCGGGGCCTTCCTTTTCTATTGCATTGGGTACATGACACTACCCTGGATCGCATATGGTATCAGAGAATGGAGGACTCTGCTTGCTGTTCTTTCCATGACTGCTGTGGTCTACATCCCTCTGTGGTG GTTCATCCCGGAGTCTCCTCGGTGGCTGATCACTCAGGGAAGAGTGGAGGAGGCTGAGGCCATAGTGAGAGATGCTGcaaggaaaaataaagttgaaGCTCCACCTGTAATTTTTAAAGAGTTTGAG GCAATGCCTCCAAGCAAGACATACACCATGCTTGATGTTCTGAAATCCAAGAACATCAGATGCATCACAGTGATGTGTCTCCTTTTGTG gatGGCAATAAACGTCGGGTATTTTGGTTTATCCCTGAACACCTCCAACCTGAGTGGAAATCCCTTCATGAACTGTTTTTTATCAGCTACGACCGAGGTCCCTGCCTACGTTGTTTCTACTTGGCTACTGAAGAAATGTCCAAGAAGAGCACTTCTGTCATTGTTCCTCATCATAGGAGGAGGAGTTCTCCTGCTCATCCAGTTCATCCCTGACA CTCTTCAGTATGTTGCTCTTGCTCTGGAAATGACTGGGAAGTTCGGCTTCACCATGGCCTTCAGCATCGTCTACATCTACACCGCTGAGATTTACCCGACCGTACTCAGGAACGTCGGCATGGGAATGTGCTCCTCTGCTGCGCGCATTGGCAGTATCACAGCTCCTTATGTCATCTATTTAG GTACTTATAATAAGGCTCTGCCTTATATTCTCATGGGAAGTCTCACACTTGCCTCCTCTGTGGTGAACTTCTTCCTGCCAGAGACCCTCAATAAAGATCTTCCAGAAACAGTGGAGGAGATGCAAGAATGTCAGGG GCTATGCAGTGGacccaaaaagaagaaatatgtAGAAAATGGAGGAAGGGGGAACCCACCTATACTACGTGAAGCCAAGCCTGATGTGCAAACACTTACTCTGTAG